In Fluviispira sanaruensis, a genomic segment contains:
- the fumC gene encoding class II fumarate hydratase, which translates to MSTRIETDSMGEIAVPQDAYWGAQTQRSFQNFKISGERFPRVFIRAYALVKKAAAQVNAELGELANEKEKLISQAADEVIEGKFDDHFPLVVWQTGSGTQSNMNFNEVISNRAIEIAGGVIGSKKPIHPNDDVNRGQSTNDSFPTAMHVAAAIAVHENFIPAIDKIIATFEAKAKEFADIVKIGRTHLQDATPLTLGDEVSGWAMQLKMCKKAVLNSMEMVYELAAGGTAVGTGLNSHKSYAKGIAKRLSEFTKIPFVTAPNKFQALAGQEALANLSGALNTTATAFMKIANDIRWLASGPRCGIGEISIPENEPGSSIMPGKVNPTQSEAATMACCQVMGNHVAVTVASSQGNFELNVFKPVIIHNILHSIRLLADCFVGFEEHCASGIKANKERINDLMHKSLMLVTALNTHIGYDKAASIAKTAHKNGTTLKEAALSLGYLTAEQFDEWVDPKLMLSPHGK; encoded by the coding sequence ATGTCTACACGTATAGAAACAGATAGCATGGGCGAAATTGCAGTCCCACAAGATGCTTATTGGGGAGCTCAGACGCAACGCAGTTTTCAAAACTTCAAAATCAGTGGAGAGCGTTTTCCTCGAGTATTTATAAGAGCTTATGCGCTTGTCAAGAAGGCCGCCGCACAAGTAAATGCAGAATTGGGAGAGCTCGCAAACGAAAAAGAGAAATTGATCAGTCAGGCAGCTGACGAAGTCATTGAAGGAAAATTTGACGATCACTTTCCGCTCGTCGTATGGCAAACGGGATCGGGTACTCAATCCAATATGAATTTCAATGAAGTGATTTCGAATAGAGCGATTGAAATTGCAGGGGGAGTGATTGGGAGCAAAAAACCAATTCACCCAAATGATGATGTTAATCGCGGGCAAAGTACGAATGACAGTTTCCCAACCGCAATGCACGTTGCAGCAGCAATTGCTGTGCATGAAAATTTTATTCCTGCAATCGATAAAATCATTGCAACCTTCGAAGCCAAAGCCAAAGAATTCGCAGACATCGTTAAAATTGGCAGAACGCATTTACAAGACGCCACACCTTTGACTCTTGGTGACGAAGTGAGCGGTTGGGCTATGCAACTTAAAATGTGCAAGAAAGCAGTTCTGAACTCAATGGAAATGGTTTATGAGCTTGCTGCAGGAGGCACAGCTGTTGGTACAGGCTTGAATTCTCATAAAAGTTATGCAAAAGGAATCGCTAAAAGATTATCTGAATTTACAAAAATTCCTTTTGTCACTGCACCGAATAAATTCCAAGCTCTGGCTGGACAAGAAGCTCTGGCAAACCTTTCAGGTGCACTGAATACAACTGCAACTGCATTTATGAAAATTGCCAACGATATACGATGGCTTGCAAGTGGTCCACGCTGTGGAATAGGAGAGATTTCCATTCCAGAAAATGAACCAGGCAGTTCCATTATGCCAGGCAAAGTAAATCCGACGCAAAGTGAAGCGGCTACGATGGCCTGTTGCCAAGTAATGGGTAATCATGTTGCTGTAACTGTAGCTTCGAGCCAAGGAAACTTTGAATTAAACGTCTTTAAACCTGTTATTATTCATAATATTCTGCATTCTATTCGCCTCTTGGCGGACTGCTTTGTTGGTTTTGAAGAACACTGCGCTTCTGGCATAAAAGCCAATAAAGAGCGAATTAATGATCTTATGCATAAATCACTTATGCTTGTGACAGCGTTAAATACCCATATTGGATATGATAAAGCGGCTTCCATTGCAAAAACCGCGCATAAAAATGGTACGACTTTAAAAGAAGCTGCGCTTTCACTTGGCTACCTAACAGCAGAACAATTTGATGAATGGGTTGATCCTAAACTTATGCTTTCACCACATGGAAAATAA
- the pheS gene encoding phenylalanine--tRNA ligase subunit alpha, which produces MSGIEEIKNILTAPISVSYQNIEELIKHINDERVRLTQVVGENGLNSPDLNIFSNDIMEEIRIRFTGKKSPLQEWLKSLRNIPAEERKNAGAKINELKAEIESSFKTFSESYRIQVENKKLNSETDDITLPFSQLNLGSRHPVITVMRDLMVPFQRMGFSVVDGPEIDNDFYNFEALNVLKDHPAREMQDTFFLASEWVLRTHTSNVQSHAMKERKLPLKIVCPGCVYRNEFDMTHLPAFRQIECLVVDKGIHMGHLRHTINELLNAAFGRSVKLRFRSSYFPFTEPSAEVDVECQQCFGTGCRSCKHTGWSEIGGCGVVNKKVLESCGIDSSVYGGIAFGFGVDRIAKDRFAVSDLRSFIDGNVSFLKSFGLV; this is translated from the coding sequence ATGTCAGGAATTGAGGAAATTAAAAATATTTTAACAGCCCCCATATCTGTTTCATATCAAAATATTGAAGAACTCATTAAACATATCAATGACGAGCGCGTTCGCTTAACTCAAGTGGTTGGTGAAAATGGCTTAAACTCTCCTGATTTAAACATATTCTCCAATGATATTATGGAAGAAATTCGCATTCGCTTCACTGGTAAAAAATCCCCCCTCCAAGAGTGGCTTAAATCTCTGCGCAATATACCTGCTGAAGAGCGTAAAAATGCAGGGGCTAAAATCAATGAACTGAAAGCGGAAATTGAAAGCAGCTTTAAAACTTTTTCAGAGAGTTATAGAATTCAAGTTGAAAATAAAAAATTAAATTCGGAAACGGACGATATCACATTGCCATTTAGCCAATTAAATCTCGGCTCCCGTCATCCCGTAATAACTGTTATGCGCGACCTTATGGTGCCCTTTCAACGCATGGGGTTTTCTGTCGTCGATGGTCCAGAAATAGACAATGACTTTTATAATTTTGAAGCCTTGAATGTTCTAAAAGATCACCCTGCACGGGAAATGCAAGATACATTTTTTCTTGCGAGTGAATGGGTTTTAAGAACACATACGAGTAATGTACAAAGTCATGCTATGAAAGAACGAAAATTACCGTTAAAAATCGTTTGTCCTGGCTGCGTTTATCGCAATGAATTTGACATGACTCACTTACCTGCATTTCGTCAAATTGAATGCCTTGTTGTTGATAAAGGCATTCATATGGGACATTTACGTCACACCATCAATGAACTCTTAAATGCAGCATTTGGTCGCTCCGTTAAATTACGTTTCCGTTCGAGTTATTTTCCATTTACAGAACCAAGTGCAGAAGTTGATGTTGAATGTCAACAGTGCTTTGGTACAGGCTGTCGCAGTTGCAAGCATACCGGTTGGTCAGAAATCGGCGGCTGCGGGGTTGTAAATAAAAAAGTTCTTGAAAGCTGTGGGATTGACTCTTCCGTTTACGGCGGAATTGCTTTTGGTTTTGGCGTTGATCGTATTGCAAAAGATCGTTTTGCAGTTTCAGATTTGCGTTCATTCATTGACGGCAATGTGTCTTTCTTAAAGTCATTCGGACTCGTTTAA
- the pheT gene encoding phenylalanine--tRNA ligase subunit beta: MLASLNFVERFLTLPKITKNININGKNILETLYDLDKIAPLLTRQGFEVDSINVWGSGLETVVVGYIEKIEPHPTAGKLQICHVDVGESTLRQIVCGAPNARADLYVAVALPSTKLPNGLEIKPSKIRDVESNGMLCAREELNLPTNKEIDGDGIWELDIDAQGGISSKVLKNKLGYPVFHALNMMDTLLELSVTPNRPDMLSHEGVARELIAGFSYAKIPYSLKKDAEFANKISLTEENIKADALKNASAKCGDISFSCENHLDIPAFFVLIDSIEVKASPAWLRNLLEALGQNSINNIVDTSNYVLLAYGQPNHAFDLEKLSAQEPKAKKLILRNAKAGEKFIGLDGKERNLDTFDGIVADIEGAQAILGVLGGEHSKVSSQSKKIVVEFANPNSVAVRRTSRRYGRQTDASFLFEKGIDAEQRYKAAIEFFAIISTESHSKPLYCGSVHSIDMHKKPMLLTHANTIEIDYSSQDQEKVLGAHILPFKEQLSIISSLGFTLNKQTDEKYKVTVPSWRKQDIAGNADLVEEFIRIVGIDSIPSSPFHSVAIVNHDDPQFAFNEKISSRCAALGYNEVISLHFMRADDYKKLGISSINSLGEPVALMNPIIGDEPLMHTTLIPDLLRKVGRNISYGVKSGQLFHSCRTFQNHDNEGERVFQLNGERIGLQNELAEVFEQTLEYHYSRGYSYSREPSQNKRPVETPRLAGVCFGNKIDKSWQNTTEIQWSLHDIMAHIQEICRCVGVDISFIKLSDKETNSDTKVHPIANALHPGRRVGFYILDDNNESVSLGWAGELHPNTMRNYEIESPCYVFELNVALLMQKSFLPKKVIQKVVSAQKFPIITRDFAFLFDDKVTGKELYTVVAESINEIIRNEIPALLNSIQIFDIYRGKGIPENKKSLAFQISLEPTERTFTDKDINKLSKAIIHAVTDKFKADLRGA; the protein is encoded by the coding sequence ATGCTAGCAAGTTTAAATTTTGTCGAACGTTTCTTAACTCTCCCTAAGATTACTAAAAATATAAATATCAATGGAAAAAATATATTAGAAACTCTTTATGATCTCGACAAAATCGCTCCACTTTTAACTCGCCAAGGATTTGAAGTTGACAGTATCAATGTTTGGGGCTCAGGACTTGAAACCGTTGTCGTAGGATATATTGAAAAAATTGAACCACATCCGACTGCCGGAAAATTACAAATATGTCATGTCGATGTCGGAGAATCGACCTTGAGACAAATTGTCTGTGGAGCGCCCAATGCACGAGCTGATCTCTATGTTGCCGTAGCTCTTCCATCTACAAAACTGCCAAATGGTTTAGAAATTAAACCATCCAAAATCCGTGACGTCGAAAGCAACGGAATGCTTTGTGCACGTGAGGAACTGAACCTCCCTACCAATAAAGAAATTGATGGCGATGGAATTTGGGAACTCGATATTGATGCACAAGGAGGAATTTCAAGTAAAGTTCTTAAAAATAAACTGGGCTATCCTGTATTTCATGCTCTCAATATGATGGACACCTTACTTGAATTAAGCGTGACACCTAACCGTCCGGATATGCTTTCCCATGAAGGTGTTGCACGTGAGCTTATCGCAGGATTTAGCTATGCTAAAATTCCATATAGTCTCAAAAAAGATGCTGAATTTGCCAATAAAATCTCTTTAACAGAAGAAAATATTAAAGCAGATGCGCTAAAAAATGCTTCTGCAAAATGCGGCGATATTTCTTTTTCATGTGAAAATCACTTAGATATTCCTGCTTTTTTTGTTTTAATTGACAGTATTGAAGTGAAAGCAAGTCCTGCTTGGTTGAGAAATTTACTTGAAGCTCTTGGCCAAAATTCAATCAACAATATTGTTGATACATCTAATTATGTTCTGCTAGCTTACGGTCAACCAAACCATGCATTTGACTTAGAAAAACTCTCAGCACAAGAACCTAAAGCTAAAAAATTAATTCTCCGCAATGCAAAAGCAGGCGAGAAGTTCATTGGTCTTGATGGCAAAGAAAGAAATTTAGATACATTCGATGGAATTGTCGCAGATATTGAAGGAGCACAAGCAATACTTGGCGTTTTAGGAGGCGAACATTCAAAAGTTTCGAGCCAAAGTAAGAAAATAGTTGTTGAATTTGCTAATCCAAATTCTGTAGCTGTGCGTAGAACATCGCGTCGGTATGGCCGCCAAACAGATGCAAGTTTTTTATTTGAAAAAGGTATAGATGCAGAGCAACGCTACAAAGCTGCAATTGAATTCTTTGCAATCATTTCAACAGAAAGCCATAGTAAACCACTTTATTGCGGATCCGTTCATTCAATTGATATGCATAAAAAACCTATGCTATTAACCCACGCTAACACTATTGAAATAGATTATAGTTCTCAGGATCAAGAGAAAGTTTTAGGCGCGCATATTTTACCATTTAAAGAGCAGCTCAGTATTATTTCTTCACTTGGCTTTACTTTAAATAAACAAACTGATGAAAAATATAAAGTAACAGTGCCCAGTTGGAGAAAGCAGGATATTGCTGGAAATGCTGATTTAGTAGAAGAATTCATACGCATTGTCGGTATAGACTCCATTCCTTCATCTCCATTTCACTCAGTCGCAATTGTCAATCATGATGATCCACAGTTTGCCTTCAATGAAAAAATAAGTTCACGTTGTGCAGCTCTCGGCTACAATGAAGTTATTAGCTTACATTTTATGCGTGCAGATGATTATAAAAAATTAGGAATAAGTTCTATTAATTCATTGGGTGAACCTGTTGCTTTAATGAATCCAATAATAGGCGATGAGCCACTTATGCACACAACACTTATTCCTGATTTATTAAGAAAAGTTGGGCGTAATATAAGTTATGGAGTGAAAAGTGGGCAACTATTTCACTCCTGTCGAACATTTCAAAATCATGACAATGAGGGTGAAAGAGTTTTTCAGTTAAATGGTGAAAGGATTGGGCTACAAAATGAACTGGCAGAAGTATTCGAGCAAACTTTAGAATATCATTATTCTCGAGGTTATTCTTATTCAAGAGAGCCCTCTCAGAACAAGCGGCCGGTGGAAACTCCACGTTTAGCAGGAGTGTGCTTTGGCAATAAAATTGATAAATCTTGGCAAAATACAACTGAAATTCAGTGGTCTCTTCATGATATAATGGCTCATATTCAAGAAATTTGTCGATGCGTCGGAGTTGACATATCATTTATTAAATTATCAGATAAAGAAACAAACTCAGATACTAAAGTTCATCCAATAGCAAATGCCCTTCACCCAGGCAGAAGAGTTGGATTTTATATACTCGATGATAATAATGAATCTGTTTCACTTGGCTGGGCTGGTGAACTACATCCAAATACAATGCGCAATTATGAAATCGAATCGCCTTGCTATGTCTTTGAATTAAATGTTGCGTTATTAATGCAAAAATCTTTTCTGCCAAAGAAAGTGATTCAAAAAGTTGTAAGTGCGCAAAAATTTCCAATTATTACAAGAGACTTTGCTTTCTTGTTCGATGATAAAGTCACTGGAAAAGAGCTCTATACTGTAGTGGCAGAATCTATAAATGAAATTATTAGAAATGAAATACCTGCTCTTTTGAATTCAATTCAAATTTTTGATATTTATCGTGGGAAGGGCATACCTGAAAATAAAAAATCATTAGCTTTTCAAATTTCACTCGAGCCAACTGAAAGAACCTTTACCGACAAAGATATAAATAAATTGTCAAAAGCGATTATTCACGCTGTCACCGATAAATTTAAAGCAGATTTAAGAGGGGCTTAA
- a CDS encoding substrate-binding periplasmic protein encodes MKYFILIFFLNHIFAYSSEKIIKVGYFEIPPYAYKNSKGILDGTAVNDIIKKLNLGNNYNIQFYGFPLARGYHELNAGNIDLLLLTTSRTFLNKSEYAHSVPICEIHEYIFVNKISEIKEFRSSNIFKNKTIGVRVGVNLPDYFEQKKNNIIVSESSGEKAINTLLQKLLNNRIDILYLSNPKAGILEAKKMKALNKIRYIQLGDHTYEVYVGFSKKLDPKIKNKVNDIITKNQDKLKNMCIVNSD; translated from the coding sequence TTGAAATACTTCATTCTTATCTTTTTTTTAAATCATATTTTTGCTTATTCAAGTGAGAAAATAATCAAAGTGGGTTATTTTGAAATACCACCATACGCTTATAAAAATTCTAAAGGAATTTTAGATGGCACCGCTGTTAATGATATTATAAAAAAATTAAACTTAGGAAATAATTATAATATCCAATTTTATGGTTTTCCGCTTGCGCGGGGCTATCATGAGTTAAATGCTGGAAATATTGACCTTTTACTTCTTACTACGAGTCGAACATTTTTAAACAAATCAGAATATGCTCACTCCGTGCCAATTTGTGAAATCCATGAATATATTTTTGTTAATAAAATCTCTGAAATCAAAGAATTCAGAAGTTCAAATATTTTTAAAAATAAAACTATAGGTGTTAGAGTAGGTGTAAACTTACCAGATTATTTTGAACAAAAGAAAAATAACATTATAGTCTCTGAGTCTTCTGGTGAAAAGGCAATAAATACTCTATTACAAAAATTATTAAATAATAGAATCGATATTCTGTATTTAAGTAATCCCAAAGCAGGGATCCTTGAAGCAAAAAAAATGAAAGCTCTAAATAAAATTAGATATATTCAATTGGGAGATCATACTTATGAAGTCTATGTAGGCTTTTCAAAAAAATTAGACCCAAAAATTAAAAACAAAGTAAACGATATAATAACAAAAAATCAAGATAAACTTAAGAATATGTGCATAGTAAATAGCGATTAA
- a CDS encoding NifU family protein, with the protein MIAKIQEIIEQQIRPALQSDGGDIELIDVEDGIVKVRLVGACSHCPSSAMTLYQGVEKMLMEKVPEVKGIEQVW; encoded by the coding sequence ATGATTGCAAAGATTCAGGAAATTATTGAACAACAAATTCGCCCAGCACTCCAGTCTGATGGAGGAGATATAGAGCTGATTGATGTTGAAGATGGTATCGTTAAAGTAAGGCTTGTAGGCGCTTGTTCTCATTGTCCTTCTAGCGCAATGACCCTATACCAAGGAGTGGAAAAAATGCTTATGGAAAAAGTGCCTGAAGTAAAAGGCATCGAGCAGGTCTGGTAA
- a CDS encoding Mrp/NBP35 family ATP-binding protein translates to MTENTKQILDTVQELESVLSFSVQKSLGNFTWKERTHSVEEESGVFKIRFYSDGLNLAEKTAIESIIKENLGKNNYNFSVYFERKEKPATQPQKAPQAHSHSSEAHEHAKPQQKPDMRPPTGKRPISGVKRIIAVASGKGGVGKSTVSVNLALALYNQGYKVGILDADIYGPSVPTMLNIHKDPLVNENNKIIPPESFGLKVMSFGFFAPEETAVIWRGPMIMKALQQFFWDVEWGELDFLIIDLPPGTGDAQLTLVQSIPISGAVIVTTPQNVALLDAVKGIAMFRKTDVPIIGVVENMSTFSCPACGTETHIFGAGGADKVSEKFEVPVLGHVPLIQEIRAAGDLGEPLTSQPKHAVRMRFAEIAEKVVKNTLAMENKK, encoded by the coding sequence ATGACTGAAAATACAAAACAAATACTTGATACAGTTCAAGAGCTTGAATCTGTATTGTCTTTTTCTGTGCAAAAATCCTTAGGCAATTTCACTTGGAAAGAGAGAACTCACTCTGTTGAAGAAGAGAGTGGAGTTTTTAAAATCCGCTTTTATTCCGACGGGTTAAACTTAGCAGAGAAAACTGCAATTGAATCCATAATCAAAGAAAACTTGGGCAAAAATAATTATAATTTTTCAGTTTATTTTGAGCGCAAGGAAAAACCAGCAACACAGCCACAAAAGGCTCCCCAAGCTCACTCTCATAGCTCAGAAGCACATGAGCATGCAAAACCTCAGCAAAAACCAGATATGCGCCCTCCAACAGGAAAACGGCCAATCTCTGGAGTCAAAAGAATCATTGCCGTGGCAAGCGGAAAAGGGGGAGTGGGCAAAAGCACAGTGAGTGTAAACTTAGCCTTAGCACTTTATAATCAAGGATATAAAGTGGGAATACTCGATGCTGATATCTATGGTCCGAGTGTCCCAACAATGCTAAATATACACAAAGACCCTTTGGTAAATGAAAATAATAAAATTATTCCACCTGAATCCTTTGGCTTAAAAGTCATGTCATTTGGTTTTTTTGCTCCTGAAGAAACGGCCGTTATTTGGCGTGGCCCCATGATCATGAAAGCCTTGCAACAGTTCTTCTGGGACGTTGAGTGGGGTGAACTTGATTTTTTAATCATCGATCTCCCTCCAGGAACAGGTGATGCTCAGTTGACTTTAGTGCAAAGCATTCCAATTTCAGGAGCGGTTATCGTAACAACTCCACAAAACGTTGCTCTTCTCGATGCTGTCAAAGGCATAGCAATGTTCCGTAAAACAGATGTTCCTATTATTGGTGTCGTCGAAAATATGTCAACTTTCTCATGCCCAGCATGCGGAACTGAGACACATATTTTTGGTGCTGGTGGTGCTGATAAAGTTTCTGAAAAGTTTGAGGTTCCCGTCTTGGGACATGTGCCTCTTATTCAAGAAATCCGTGCCGCTGGTG